In Trifolium pratense cultivar HEN17-A07 linkage group LG7, ARS_RC_1.1, whole genome shotgun sequence, a genomic segment contains:
- the LOC123898812 gene encoding peroxidase A2-like, with protein MNSSFHLTLTALCCVAFVLGGLPFSSDAQLDPSFYRDSCPKVHSIVREVIRNVSKTDPRILASFIRLHFHDCFVQGCDASILLNDTSTIVSEQGAVPNNNSIRGLDVVNRIKTAVESACPNTVSCADILALAAQISSILSDGPNWKVPLGRRDSLTANQTLANQNLPGPSFNLTQLKSAFVAQGLNTTDLVALSGAHTIGRGQCKFFVDRLYNFSNTGNPDPTLNTTYLQTLQSICPNNGPGTTLTNLDLTTPDTFDSAYYSNLKIGKGLFQSDQELSSTSGADTVAIVDSFNNNQTLFFENFKVSMVKMGNIGVLTGSQGEIRTQCNFVNGNSGLATKVTRDSSEDGGVSSY; from the exons ATGAATTCTTCTTTTCATCTCACATTGACAGCTCTATGCTGTGTAGCATTTGTACTTGGAGGATTACCCTTCTCTTCAGATGCACAGCTTGATCCTTCCTTCTATAGGGATTCTTGTCCGAAAGTTCATTCCATTGTTCGCGAAGTAATAAGGAACGTTTCTAAGACAGATCCTCGTATTCTTGCCAGTTTTATTAGACTTCACTTTCACGATTGTTTTGTTCAG GGTTGTGATGCGTCAATTTTGCTAAATGACACTTCTACAATTGTGAGTGAGCAAGGAGCTGTGCCTAATAACAACTCAATAAGAGGTTTGGATGTTGTGAATCGAATCAAAACCGCGGTGGAAAGTGCATGTCCTAATACAGTTTCTTGTGCTGATATTCTTGCACTTGCTGCTCAAATTTCCTCTATTCTG TCTGATGGTCCTAATTGGAAAGTTCCACTTGGAAGGAGAGATAGTTTAACGGCAAATCAAACCCTTGCTAATCAAAACCTTCCAGGTCCATCATTCAACCTTACTCAACTAAAATCTGCATTTGTTGCTCAAGGTCTCAACACTACTGATCTAGTTGCACTCTCAG GTGCCCATACAATTGGTAGAGGTCAATGCAAATTCTTCGTAGACCGTTTATATAATTTCAGCAATACTGGAAATCCTGATCCAACTCTCAACACAACCTACTTACAAACACTACAATCAATATGTCCCAATAATGGACCTGGTACCACCCTCACCAATTTGGACCTAACTACTCCTGATACATTTGACTCCGCCTACTACTCCAACCTCAAAATTGGAAAGGGCTTGTTTCAGAGTGATCAAGAGTTGTCCTCCACGAGCGGCGCAGACACAGTTGCCATTGTTGATAGTTTCAACAACAATCAAACCCTTTTCTTTGAAAACTTTAAGGTCTCAATGGTTAAAATGGGTAATATTGGAGTGTTAACTGGATCTCAAGGTGAAATTAGAACACAGTGTAACTTTGTTAATGGAAATTCTGGTCTTGCTACAAAAGTGACAAGAGATTCTTCAGAAGATGGTGGTGTTAGCTCAtactaa
- the LOC123898811 gene encoding peroxidase A2-like: protein MNSSLHLTLTALCCIVVVLGGLPFSSDAQLDPSFYKNTCPDVHSIVREVLRNVSKTDPRILASFIRLHFHDCFVQGCDASILLNDTSTIVSEQGAFPNNNSIRGLDVVNRIKTAVESACPNIVSCADILALAAEISSVLAQGPDWKVPLGRRDSLTANRTLANQNLPGPSFNLTSLKSAFAAQGLNTTDLVALSGAHTIGRGQCKFFVDRLYNFSNTGNPDPTLNTTYLQTLKSICPNNGPGTTLTNLDLTTPDTFDSAYYSNLKIGKGLFQSDQELFSTSGADTIAIVNSFNNNQTLFFENFKASMIKMGNVGVLTGSQGEIRKQCNFINGNSGLATKVTRDYSSDDGGVSSY, encoded by the exons atgaactcTTCTCTTCACCTTACATTGACAGCTCTATGCTGTATTGTGGTTGTTCTTGGAGGGTTACCCTTCTCCTCAGATGCACAGCTTGATCCTTCCTTTTACAAGAACACTTGTCCGGATGTTCATTCGATTGTTCGCGAAGTACTGAGGAACGTTTCGAAGACTGATCCACGTATTCTTGCGAGTTTTATTAGACTCCACTTTCATGATTGTTTTGTTCAA GGTTGTGATGCCTCAATCTTGTTGAATGACACTTCTACGATTGTAAGCGAGCAAGGAGCTTTCCCAAATAACAACTCAATAAGAGGTTTGGACGTTGTGAATCGAATCAAAACTGCAGTGGAAAGTGCTTGTCCTAATATAGTTTCTTGTGCCGATATTCTTGCACTTGCAGCTGAAATTTCCTCTGTTTTG GCTCAAGGTCCTGATTGGAAAGTACCACTTGGAAGAAGAGATAGTTTAACAGCAAATCGGACTCTTGCAAATCAAAACCTTCCAGGACCTTCTTTCAATCTTACTAGTCTAAAATCTGCATTTGCTGCTCAGGGTCTCAATACTACTGATCTAGTTGCACTCTCag GTGCTCATACAATTGGTAGAGGTCAGTGCAAATTCTTCGTTGACAGATTATATAATTTTAGCAATACTGGCAATCCTGATCCAACTCTCAACACAACCTACTTACAAACATTGAAATCAATATGTCCCAATAATGGACCCGGTACCACCCTCACCAATTTGGACCTAACCACTCCCGATACATTCGACTCTGCCTACTACTCCAACCTCAAAATTGGAAAGGGCTTGTTTCAGAGTGATCAAGAGTTGTTTTCCACAAGCGGCGCAGACACCATAGCCATTGTCAATAGTTTTAACAACAATCAAACCCTTTTCTTTGAAAACTTTAAGGCCTCAATGATTAAAATGGGTAATGTTGGAGTGTTAACCGGATCTCAAGGTGAAATTAGAAAACAATGTAACTTTATTAATGGAAATTCTGGTCTTGCTACAAAAGTCACTAGAGATTATTCCTCAGACGATGGTGGTGTTAGCTCATACTAA